One genomic window of Candidatus Latescibacterota bacterium includes the following:
- a CDS encoding DUF418 domain-containing protein gives MNNGDSTKTSSKVVLPVAPSERISQIDTLRGFALLGILLMNIQYFSMIGAAYLNPTAYGDLNGLNRLVWMFSNVFANLKFVTIFSMLFGAGIVLMTSKIEAKGRGSAGIHYRRTFWLLIIGLIHAHIFWSGDILVPYALCALIAWLFRKVSPGKLLATGIVLFAVASALYIFFGSTMQYWPEASIQQTLATWKPNVEQIAEKLTHYRAGFFGQMRYRVEDSIFFETAYFMIHTSWRIGGMMLIGMAFFKWGIVTGRRSAKFYTWMIAMGFGIGLPLVIFGMYRNFAAGWAMEYSFFLGSQFNLWGSFFVSSAYIGIIMLICRLGFMKGVTSRLAAVGRMALTNYLAQTLICTTIFYGHGFGLYGSVERKYQILIVIAVWILQLVVSPVWLRYFRFGPVEWVWRSLTYARRQPMRVGK, from the coding sequence ATGAATAATGGAGACTCAACAAAAACATCTTCGAAGGTCGTTCTCCCTGTCGCGCCATCTGAACGCATATCTCAGATAGATACTCTGCGCGGCTTTGCCCTTCTTGGTATCCTGCTAATGAACATTCAGTATTTTTCCATGATCGGCGCTGCCTATCTCAATCCAACGGCGTATGGAGACCTCAATGGATTGAACAGATTGGTCTGGATGTTCAGTAACGTCTTTGCCAACCTGAAGTTTGTTACGATATTTTCAATGCTGTTCGGAGCCGGGATAGTGCTGATGACCAGCAAGATCGAGGCGAAGGGTCGCGGTTCGGCAGGGATCCACTACAGACGAACATTCTGGCTTCTCATCATCGGCCTGATCCACGCCCATATTTTCTGGTCGGGCGACATTCTGGTTCCATACGCGCTATGTGCTCTTATTGCATGGCTCTTCAGGAAGGTGTCTCCGGGAAAACTTTTAGCAACAGGTATCGTTCTCTTTGCTGTCGCTTCGGCTCTCTATATCTTTTTCGGTAGTACAATGCAGTATTGGCCCGAAGCATCGATTCAGCAGACTCTGGCGACCTGGAAGCCGAATGTCGAACAGATAGCGGAGAAACTGACACATTACAGGGCAGGGTTCTTCGGGCAGATGAGGTACAGGGTAGAGGATTCGATTTTCTTTGAGACTGCTTACTTTATGATCCATACAAGCTGGCGGATAGGTGGCATGATGCTGATCGGCATGGCCTTCTTCAAATGGGGGATAGTCACCGGCAGGAGATCGGCAAAGTTCTACACCTGGATGATCGCGATGGGATTCGGGATCGGCCTTCCGCTTGTCATTTTCGGGATGTACAGAAATTTCGCGGCGGGATGGGCGATGGAATATTCGTTCTTTTTAGGTTCGCAGTTTAATTTATGGGGCAGCTTTTTCGTGTCGAGCGCTTATATCGGCATAATCATGCTGATCTGTCGTTTGGGATTTATGAAGGGTGTCACATCAAGGCTCGCTGCCGTGGGAAGGATGGCCCTGACAAACTACCTCGCACAGACCCTGATATGTACGACCATATTCTACGGGCATGGCTTCGGACTGTACGGCAGTGTCGAGAGGAAATACCAGATCCTGATTGTTATCGCCGTATGGATCCTGCAGCTGGTCGTCTCGCCGGTCTGGTTGAGATATTTCAGGTTCGGTCCCGTCGAATGGGTCTGGCGCTCGCTGACCTACGCCAGGCGGCAGCCGATGCGGGTGGGTAAGTAG
- a CDS encoding patatin-like phospholipase family protein has protein sequence MLERIFRFRIFNVRMNNTWTFNPRIFSARIFKSWTFNARPCSARLSARIFTAIIFSVAILFMPVVGKSIAPQNSTTSEDSTSLLEESPDTTESGNKTKGLSSPGKGKRPVIGLVLSGGSAKGLAHIGVLKVLEEEGIQVDLVAGNSMGSLMGALYALGYTPAMLEDIALNTDWIELLGNKFDRKHVSIEKKERMERYAFDLILDGYKVRPLSGLLSGRKVHRLLTRLTWPANFLDDFSQMPRPFRCIATDITTGEGVILDSGSLADAMRASMAIPGVFAPIEIDGKMLVDGMLVRNFPTQDALDMGADILIGSDVGSDPLDLDKINSLLDILNQSVVLGDMVNRQSQLDLCDLLVLPDLKDIGSFSFNNADEIILRGEQAAREKIVEIRKLAEYLSAWETEPIHAEIDLERPMPVCGIRIDSKDELNTDSFLGLIGIDPPCDVTIDQLESAIDILYGSGSYSMIQYSFEKESDCRTLVFQIDRDDKDYVYTGLRYDTTWRTSILFNLSLKEFMSGHSDLEVDILLGRRMRLGTQYKLRAGTKNRTGIRGDFEYLSDWLDVYDGDYLSARLDVRNIRAGLYAEYAFSRYIFWDFGLLSEWTQANPQVAPRGFEKEWTRLNFLVMNIWFDNLDRAWFPTKGLQLRLRGEYGDFEEVNTDMFNRVAGRMLFRLPLHRSVSVGARLLYGSSDGENIPSHYRFFLGGLNSPFMFQDRREINFYGYRHQELSGEHAFIAGLDLQFKLNSMTYLLLHGNVGNAVDEWENLFKEEGMVYGAGITVGVAAPLGPVEITMANSRRHDFLVFFGAGYRF, from the coding sequence ATGCTGGAAAGGATATTCAGATTCAGAATATTCAACGTCAGGATGAACAATACCTGGACATTCAACCCCAGAATATTCAGTGCCCGAATTTTCAAATCCTGGACATTCAACGCCAGGCCATGTAGTGCCAGACTCAGCGCCCGGATATTCACCGCCATAATATTTTCCGTTGCGATACTTTTCATGCCGGTGGTGGGAAAGTCGATAGCGCCACAGAATTCGACGACTTCCGAAGACAGCACATCGCTCTTGGAAGAAAGTCCCGATACGACAGAGTCTGGAAACAAAACAAAAGGACTTTCCTCGCCTGGAAAGGGAAAGCGCCCAGTCATCGGACTGGTCCTCAGTGGAGGAAGCGCAAAGGGACTGGCACACATCGGCGTCCTTAAGGTCCTCGAGGAAGAGGGGATCCAGGTCGATCTGGTGGCTGGCAACAGCATGGGCTCGCTCATGGGAGCCCTGTACGCGCTCGGCTATACGCCTGCCATGCTGGAAGACATCGCTTTGAATACAGACTGGATCGAACTGCTGGGTAACAAGTTCGACCGAAAGCATGTCTCAATTGAAAAAAAAGAACGGATGGAGCGTTACGCATTCGACCTCATCCTCGACGGTTACAAAGTCAGGCCATTGTCAGGACTCCTGTCCGGCCGTAAGGTCCACCGGCTGCTCACCAGATTGACGTGGCCGGCCAATTTCCTTGACGATTTCAGTCAGATGCCGAGACCGTTCCGCTGTATCGCGACTGACATCACCACGGGCGAGGGCGTGATCCTCGACAGCGGCTCTCTCGCCGACGCGATGAGGGCAAGCATGGCGATCCCGGGAGTATTCGCTCCCATCGAGATCGACGGAAAAATGCTGGTCGACGGAATGCTTGTCAGGAATTTTCCAACCCAGGACGCGCTGGATATGGGAGCTGATATCCTCATAGGCTCCGATGTCGGGTCCGATCCACTCGATCTGGACAAGATCAATTCGCTCCTCGACATCCTCAATCAATCCGTCGTTCTGGGCGACATGGTGAACAGGCAGAGTCAGCTCGATCTCTGCGATCTACTTGTCCTTCCCGATTTAAAGGATATCGGTTCTTTCTCCTTCAATAATGCTGATGAGATAATCCTGCGCGGCGAACAGGCTGCACGCGAAAAGATCGTTGAGATCAGGAAACTCGCTGAATATCTTTCCGCATGGGAGACCGAACCTATCCACGCGGAAATCGACCTTGAACGACCGATGCCGGTCTGCGGAATCAGGATCGACAGTAAAGACGAACTGAACACCGATTCCTTCCTGGGTCTCATCGGGATCGATCCGCCCTGCGATGTCACCATAGATCAGCTCGAATCCGCTATCGACATCCTTTACGGATCGGGCTCGTACTCCATGATCCAATACAGTTTCGAAAAGGAATCGGACTGCAGGACACTCGTTTTCCAGATCGACAGGGACGACAAGGACTATGTCTATACGGGACTGAGATACGACACGACATGGAGGACCTCCATCCTCTTCAATCTTTCGTTGAAAGAATTTATGAGCGGGCACTCCGACCTTGAGGTCGATATCCTCCTCGGTCGACGTATGAGGCTGGGCACTCAATACAAACTCAGGGCAGGGACAAAGAACCGGACCGGGATCAGGGGCGACTTCGAATATCTCTCCGACTGGCTGGACGTTTACGATGGAGATTATCTCTCCGCCCGCCTGGACGTCAGGAATATCCGCGCCGGCCTTTATGCCGAATATGCTTTCTCAAGATATATATTCTGGGACTTTGGGCTGTTGAGTGAGTGGACACAGGCCAACCCTCAGGTAGCTCCGCGCGGATTTGAAAAAGAGTGGACGAGGCTTAATTTCCTCGTGATGAATATCTGGTTCGATAACCTCGACAGGGCCTGGTTCCCCACGAAGGGCCTCCAGTTGAGACTGAGGGGAGAGTACGGAGACTTCGAGGAAGTTAACACCGACATGTTCAACCGGGTCGCGGGAAGGATGCTGTTCCGCCTGCCTCTTCATCGGAGCGTGAGCGTCGGAGCAAGACTCCTGTACGGATCGTCCGACGGTGAGAACATTCCATCACATTACAGGTTTTTCCTCGGAGGACTCAATTCGCCCTTTATGTTCCAGGACAGGCGCGAGATCAATTTCTATGGTTACCGCCATCAGGAACTGTCCGGGGAACACGCCTTTATCGCCGGGCTCGACCTGCAGTTCAAGCTCAATTCCATGACCTATCTCCTTCTGCATGGCAATGTGGGAAATGCGGTCGATGAATGGGAGAACCTCTTCAAGGAGGAGGGCATGGTATACGGGGCGGGAATCACTGTCGGAGTCGCTGCGCCGCTTGGCCCGGTCGAGATCACAATGGCCAATAGCAGAAGACATGATTTCCTTGTCTTCTTCGGAGCGGGGTACAGGTTCTGA